TTCACCCCCCAGCCCGGTTCCCCTTAGCTCCCCTCGCCTCTCAGCCTCGTTCCCCCTGGCTCCTCACCCTGTAGAGCGGCCGCgggaagaacagcagcagcgcGGCGTTGACGCCCGCCACGTGCAGGACGAGCGCCAGGCGGCCACGCAGGCCGGGGGCGGCCAGCAGGCCCGGCGGGGAGCCCAGGGCCACGGGCAGAGCCGCCACCGAGGCGCCCATGAGGAAGGCGGCCAGGCTGGCGCGGCCCTCCCGACCCAGCCGCCCCCAccgcggccccgccgccgccatcttggcgGCTCCCGCCTCGCCCCGCCCGCGTCGCCCTGGAAACGGCCGCGCCGCTCTCGCGAGACTTGCGCCAGCACGGCCGCAGATCTCGCGAGATCTGCGCCTTAGCACAAGCAGGGAGGCAGCTCTCGCGAGATTTACGCCTTAGGCTTGTGGACAGCGCAGATCTCGCGAGACTTGCAGGCCGCGCACGCGCAGTGCCCATGGCCGCCGGCGGAAACGGAGCCCTCAcagcccggcccggccccgcgcccCGTTTTGCTCTCCATCCTCGTTTAACCTTGCAAAACGCCGTGCCCCGACAGCGGCGGTGCTGGCCCGTGTGCCCCCCGGCCCGGCCTGGGGGGTAGGGGAGCGAGCCCGGGGCTGGCGGGGCCTGCTCCACCCGGGGCTCCTCTGGAAGGGGCATTAAAGAGGCAAATTCCAATAAAACCCAcggcaggaggagctgggtgGGGGGAAGGCAGGAGCGGGGAAACAGCGCGGTGTTTGGGAATAAAGCCCCtgtgccagcactgctgccgCTCGAGAGCGAAAACACCCAGAGGGACGCACGCCCTTCTTTCAGTCAACGACAAGAGACTTTAATTATGCCACACAATTCCTTAAATAAGTTAGATGTGCACAGAGAAACTATCTAGAGATGTCAACAAAACGGTCCAAGACATTCAGTACGACGCCTGCTGGGCGCAAGGGTCGTACGTTAAGCTTTGGTGTGCGGTTTTGGGACATACCGGCATGAATAACACAGCATCACAAAGACTCGTGGCCTCGCGCATCCCGCGTGCCACCACGCgcctctgccctgctctggcACAGGCAGGAGCTTCGCTTATGGGACTGAACAGCAAAAACGGGGCTCAAGGGGTGAATGGCGAGCGACCAGGAAGGCTCCCGGTGGCTTTGGGGGCACTTAAGCCACCTAAAGCACAAGGTCTACGGCGCTAAACCGATCAGCAGCGAAGCAACCGtcccacagctccagcagcgGGCCGGGGCGGGCGAAGGCGCGAGGCCAGCGCGGACCGGACACGACATTAACGGGAACCTGGACGTTTGGCGGGCAAGCGTGGAGCGGGATCAGGGCTGGGCAGCCTGCTGCATCTGCGCCTGCCGCTTGGCTTTTGTCTGGAGGTACCTGCCCTTCCCTTCCTCGAAGCGCCGCTTCTCATCCTCCGTCTCTGCCTGCcagcaacagaaagaaagcGAAGCCACCGGCGTTAGCTGTCTCGGGGCAGCACAGTTCTCTTGCCCTGCACTTTGCAAGTGTGTGTGGGAGGAAAACATGCCACTCTGGACAGGAAACATAAAGCAAAACCTGTGCTACATGAAACACGTGTGTTTTAACAGCTGGTATCTAATTAGCCAACAAAATACTTGGGAACACAGAAGAGCTTAGAGCAGGAGCTGGATAAAATATTCATCAAGAATATGGAGCTACTGTGCTGGATAAAATATTCATCGAGAAGCTGCCCTCAGGCAGTGGTGCTGCATCTCctgtcagcagagctgtggccaGGAGAGCTAAGAACaggtgagggctggagcaaggATGGGGGACGCGGGGGCCTTTCTTTGCCCCCCCGGGTGCGGGCAGGATGGGAAGCTGTTGAGCGTGTCCTCAAccatgagaaaggaaaatctgcAGTCTACACATTGGCAATTTTCAAAAGAAGTCTAACCCAAAACGCCCTGACACCTGCTCTGGAAAGGCTCATTCACACCTGTACTTTTCTACCAGTTAAGTCAAGGGAAGAGGATTTGTTGGACAAAAAGGCTGTTGGGGTCTGGCCCgggaggagcaggggaagggCTGGTGCGCAGCCTGGTGGGGAGAGCTCTTACCAGCAGCTGCGGCACAGGCAGGGGCTTCCCCTCCTTGCTCAGAGAGACGTAGGTGAAGAAGGCGCTGACAGCACGGTACCGCTCCCGAGGCTCATCCACAAACGGGTCAGCGTCCACAAAGACTTCAATTTCCATGGATTTATTGCTTGTGAAGGTCATGCGCCCCGAAATGGTGATGACGCTGCCTGCAAGGCAGAGGAGGGCTGGTTGAGCAGATGGCCCCGGCTTCTGCTCAGAGGAAGGGAGCGAGGGGTCCCATGCGTTGTGTGCTTAAGCCATGCCTTAAGCTTCTTGGCACAGGACATGTCTAACAGGGACTGAATTTCTCTGCCCACGTGCACCCAAGGGAGCCAGGCTGTGGCACTGGGAGAGCAAAGCAACCGCCACCCCCCCCAGTACCTTTTTTGATCTTCTCATGGAAGTTGATGGCGTCCACCGAGGCGGTGACGATGTTGGTCTTGCAGTGGCGGGCGGCCACAATGCCAGCGACCTCATCCATGAGCTTCATGGTGACacctggaggaggaggcagagggtcCTGTCTCAGGAAAGCCGGTGAGATTTGGGAAAAGCCATACGTAGCTTGTTAAGGCATTTGCACAACCAGTGCTACACCAAGGAGCTGGACTGGAGACCAAATCCTAACTGCAGGAACCCCCCAGTACCAGCCTAGACTCCTGTCGAGAGTAGCATCAGGGTAACATCCTTGCAGACCTGGGCTTAAGATTTAGGCCAGCCCTGGCTCTCCCAAATTTCTCCAAGCAAACATCAGCCTTGCAAGGCAAAATCAGTCCCACAAACCTCCTGCTTGAGAAGAACCCTGAGCCatgttgttggggttttttttaaggacacAATTAGATGAGGCAGCATCCAGCATCCTCCCAGCATTTGGTGAACACACCTCTCCCTGGGCTCAGACTGCACGTGTCTGTCCCATCCTGCCCAACCAGCAGGCAATGGGCCAAGAGGAAATTGCTCCAGCAAATGGCTGTGTGTTCATAATCCCAGATTTGCAGTTTAAGAGACGATGATGAAATTGTAGGATTTACAGTCTGAGTGTGTCAGTTTTCAGGGCCTTCTTTAAGCACGGAAAAAGACAAAGcttttttctcagctgaagcATTGCTGAACCTCGCAGACAGTGGAAATGGGTCTGCACACCCTCAGAGGCAGAGCCCACTTCTTGGAACACTGAGACACGCAAATCACTCCTGAACCACAATTCTGCTCCAGGGAGAAACCAACACAACCACTTAATGGGGCAGTACTCGCTCACCTCCATGCACGAAGCCCAGCAGCGTGCAGTCCGATGGTCCCACCAGATGTATCAGGCTGGACTGGCTGTAGCCAACAGTGTGCGGCTCTGTTAGAGAAAGAGAGCAAAGCGGAGGTCAGAGTGGGTCACCAGTACCTAAACACTGACATATGCCCCTGCCTCAAACcatctgaaggaagaaaatgtgaggCTGGCTTGTGCAAAGCTGAAGGAGATGCAAATCAGTGCTGAAATCAGCCCCAAGAAGCCCTGAGAGCAGAGCCTGTTTGCCACCTGATCGGCTGCCACCTCCCTCTAACGCACACCCATCAATTTTATTCCGGCTTatgttgtttctgctttcaaaggGCTCGAAAGCAAATGGCAGTGAGCTGGACGAGTGCGTGTTGTACGCTTTCCCTCCTCAGGCCCCCAGCCACAGCCCAATCTCCCCGAACCTGCCACTTAGCGGCGTCTCCAAAGGACCACGCTTTGCCCTTGGCATGAAGACCTTGGCCCCACATCCCCCAGCCCTGGCACATGCTGTGACATCGGACTGCCACTGAATCTATGTGACAGAAATCACACCCTCTGACTGCTGGCAGAGGAAAACCGCTCTCAGGAATGGCTGCATTTTCTGCCTAATGGGAGATGCTAAAGGCGCTTAGCGCGGGAAAAGCCATCTGGGCCCCCAACTGCTCGGCAACACCTCCTCTGGGAGGACACCCGCGCGGCAGCACCCGCAGAGCCTTACCTTTCGTCTGCCTGTCTGTGAGCAGGgggaacagaggggaaaaaggcaTTTGAGCAACTTTCATCCCACGTCACCCCCCAATGACCCCTGCATGccacctctcctcctctgcctgagGGCCACAGCTGGGTGTGGAGATCACAGACCACTTGCCCCTTTGGCTCACTGTCAGCACTGCCACCACATTTCCAGAAGCCAGGGCAATGCTTACAGTGGGAAAGAGATCCCCAGTGATCCCCCAGGGAAAGCACggcccccatctcctccccttcAAACACCAGCTGACAGGCTTCTTGCTAAAAACTGACTTCCAAACTAAAGCCGCAGCTGCAGAGTGCACAAAAGCCTCAGCCAACACTTGCATTCACCCTATGCTGGGCAAAACCAGCTCTCACCACCCAGGAACACACAAGAGATGGAAGGACTGGTGGCAGGAACCATGTTTCGGCAGAGGGCATCCCacccaccagctccagcaggcGATCACAGGTGCCTACCCAGCTCCCCCCTCTGCGGCTTCAACCCCAATGCAGTCACGCTCGCAGCCACGAGTGCCAAGGGACAGCAGGAGTTGCCTCAGAGACCAGTTTGGCCTCCTAGCGCTGCTGGGATGTTTCCATAGGCCACATGCCACCTGCCCGCGTTACCTGGGTTAATGACAGGGAAGATCACATCGCCGTTCCTCTGCTTAGTTTCCAACCGATCCAGCTTTTGCTCCTCGTAACgctttttcccctcatcctcctgcTCCTTTCTCGCATACTGGAAGGAAAGGCCAATACAAACAGGGTCAGCAGAGCCACCCACACAGCCGGGGGTGCCGATGGGGCCAGATTAGTGCCGTACCCCCAGAGAGAGCGAGCTCTGGTGCTAGGGGAGCAATGCAAGCCGTTCTACCTGAATGGGGGGAACCTCAAGGACCTTGTTGACGTTCTTCAGGGACAGCGGCACGTACCACAGCGTTGCTTTGTTCGTCACCTTCTTTGCCCCTGGAGGAGAGGGTGGCAGAGGATGACTGTGCAGCGGTGCTGCGGTTTGGGGCTGGTTGTGTGCTGGCGATGCTGCCAGCACCACAGCCCCCTGcactgcctgctcctgctgcgCTTTGGCTCGGAGCGGATGTGACAACGTGCTTTTGGGAAGGTGTCCCAGCAAGCGCAGCCGGTTGCCACAGCAACGTCAGGAAAAGGGCCTTTTTGAGGCTGAGGGCAGCCAAGGGCATCAAATGAGGCAGGAGGAACAAACGGCAGCATTTTCCATTCTTCACTAAAAACAATCAATGAGCTGTGATCCCCAGGGAATCTGCTTGGCTTCCCTTCCCAGCACCAACCTCCCTGCTGACCTCGGCGCTCTCAAGAAAAagacaaggtctcccctctgcctgATGCTATCGACAGTGGTGGGCAGAGGACGGGGTCACCGCCACAAGCTCTTGGCTTGTCACAGTTATTCCTGGCATTTTGGAACAGAGCTGCCAGCTGCCACCCACCTGTTAAGATGTTTTCAGACATGACGTTGACCTGGACCTCCACGGAGTGCCGGGAGGTGTAGGTGATCTCGGCGCTGACATTGGCCACCTCGCCGATGCACATCGGGGAAAGGAAGTCCGTCCGTTCTACCCGCGCCAGCGCGGCCACGCAGGGCTCCTGGGGACCGTGAGACAGCCAGGGTAGCGGCCACAGCCACACCGCACAGGACGGCGGCTCCCTGGGGCCAGTGCATGCTGTGCACAGCTCTGGCAATTCAGCCTCTGTCTTATCAGCCGGTGGCTGCGCTTCCTCCCCACCCATAACGGATGCAGAGGCCCCCCCGGCCTTACCCTTCGCAGGAGTTAAATTAACAGCAGCATAATAATCCTTCTGCTTGTAAAACACAATTTCAGCGGGATGCTTCCGCAAGCCGGGGCCGTGCTCGGGGAGCAGCCAGACCCACTGGTGCTTTGCGCACAGAAGCTTCCAGTGTAGGGGGGTGACTGGGGAGACCCCCAGGGATGCCTGGTGTTTCTGGGAGCCGCTGCTCCCGGGATAAGCCCGAGGCACAGTGGGGGGTTTGGAGAGCTGCCGAGTCAGAACCCATGGGCATTCCAGCACCTACTCACCCCACCCTCCGAGTTGCAGTGGCGGGTGCTGATGATGGCTCCTGCCTCCTCTATCATCTTCAGGATGGTTCCTCCATGGACGTTCCCCACAACATTGGCATCATCTGGGCGCATGATCCTGCCAGGAAGAGACATAGGACCTCACACCCCTCTGCCTAACCCCCATAACCGATCCTATTGCAGCTGCCCAGAGGCATCGCTATCGCCCTACTGGATGAGCTGCTGGGCCATCTCACCACGCTGATGCCGGCAACGTCACTGGCGCTGCCTGCATGCGGCTTCCTGCGAGTGGTGCTGGAAACCGCCCTAAATTGctgctgggaggggaaggaggcatCGCTTCCCTGCCAGGGCGGCCAGCTGCTCAGTCGGGACTGCATCTCACTGCCATCCCACTGGAGTCGAAGCTGGGCACACACCACCGCTCAACTTGGCTCCTCAGCTTTTGGTAGACTGGCAAACACATGGACTGGAGGACGGAACGCGAGGCACGGTGGTAACGGGCGGTGGCCGAGCACCGGCCCAGAGAGGAGCCGTGCTTTggcagagagctgcagcaggaaaaggccAGAACACTGGGACGCTTGCTGCGCTGCCCGCCCTGCCCGGTCACATCCACTGGGACAAGGGCACGGGGCTGCTTCGCCGGGCGTGGTGCAGGCAGCGTCACTGCTGCAGGCGGCGTTACCAGGAAGGTAGCATCACCGGTGCAGGCAGCGTTACCGGGAAGGTAGTATCACCCGTGCAGGCAGCGGCACCGTGGGAGGCAGCGTCGCCGGTGCAGGTAGCAGTACCGGAGGAGGCAGGGCTACCAGTGCAGGCAGCGTTGCGGTGCCGGTAGCCCCGCTGTTTGCGTGCCGGTAGCCCCGCTGTTTGCATCCCGGTTGCCCCGGCGCTCCCTCCCCTGCTCAGCCCTCCCCTGCCCCGTGCCCCCGGCTGCGGAGGGGCTTACCTGGAGACCTGGATGGCAGCGGGCCCCGGGCCCGCGGCGCCCCGCTCCGACATGGCGGTACCGGCGCCCCGCCCGCAGCACCGCTGCGGCAGCACCACGCCCGACCCCGCCCGCTCCGCGCCgcgccgcgcccgccccgcgctCCCGTTGGCCGGCGGCACCACCCCGCGAGCTTCCATTGGTCGGTAGCACCTCGCCACGCCCCCACGCGTTCCCGTTGGTCGGCAGCATCGCCCCGCGCGTTCCCATTGGCCGGCGGCACCGCCCCGAGAGCTCCCATTGGCCGCACCGGCAAGACTTTCATTGGCCACGCcggcgcggggccggggccgaGCTGTGCCGGCTCGCTCCGCGCGTGGGCGCTGAGGGAAGCCGGTGCTTCCGCGCACTGTCCCGCTCGGGGAGGGAAGGGCGGGGGTCTCACCTGCCTCAGGTCTGCAGCGGGACGGGGCCGCGGTGGCCGAGGGCACGCGGTGTTCCGGTGTTTCAGTACCGGTACCGCCTTCGCGAGCTGCCGGCGAGGGGCAGGAGGGCGAGGCGGCGGTGCCGCTGTCCGCGGTGCTGAAAGCTCGGCGGTGCAGCTGTCCGTGGTTCTGAAGTCGGGGTGGTCCCAGGgcgcccccgccgcccgcccctcCCAACTCCCGCGCCCGTGGGAACCTGCGGCGCTGCCCGCGCCACACACGGGTTCAGCGCCGCCGCCCGCGGGTCCCGCCGTGGGTTTCCACGGTGCCGCCCCCCTACACTGCCCGTCTCGTCTCCCCCGCGCCGGGAGGCGGCAGAGCAGACCCCCGGCATCGCTCCGCTCCTGCCCGTGCTGCCGGCACCGGCGGCGCACGTCGGGGCTGCCGGATGAGCCCATCGCCGCCCCGGGAAAGCGGACACCCGCGGGACGGGGGTGCAGCAGCGGTGCCCCGGGGGTCCCggtcccagcagcagcccagtaAAGCCCGGCCGCCCTGTCGGGGGCCGTCAGGAGCGGCGCGAGGGTCCCGGTCAGCGGTCAGCCACCGCGCCGTcgggcggggcgggcggaggGGCGGCcccaggggaggaggaggaggagccggcggggccggggggcggcggggcggcagCGCCGCGCAGTGCCAAGCCGCGGCCGGGGccgccggggccggggccggcggggccggggccggggccgcgATGGCGCTGGAGCGGGCGCTGCTGGCGGCGCGGCAGGGCGACGTGGAGGCGCtgcgggggctgcgggcggcCGGGCTGCTGCGGCCGGGGCTGCGGGACGCCCTGGGAGCCTCCCCCGCGCACCACGCCGCCCGCGCCGGCCGCCTCGCCTGCCTCCGGTACCTGGCGGCAGAGACCGCGCTCCGCGGGGACGCGCGGGCGCGCAACGGGGCCACCCCGGCTCACGACGCCGCCGCCACCGGCAACCTCGCCTGTCTCCAGTGGCTGCTCACGCAGGGCGGCTGCGGCGTGCAGGTGCGAGCGAGGGGCGCGGGGAAGGGCGGGACCCCCGGGAGTGGAACCCCCCCTGCTCTGTCGCCGGAGTCCCGGGTAGCACGGGCACGGCTCCGCCGGGCAGGAGGGCCACGGCGTCCCGGAGGGGCTGAGCCACGAGGGGGACACGGAGCCCCCCGGTTGgcgccccccccaccccccgagGTTACACAACGGCGAGAGCGGGGCGGTAAGCGGCTTTCACCGGGGCCGGCCGGTAGCTAACGCCATGTGATGGGCCCAAGGAAGAGGAGGCGGCGAAGGGGCTGGGAGCGGGGATTAAGCGGGAAGGACGGGGTCAGCACGCTTCGATGCCCTGCTGGCCGGGGGCCAGCTCTGCCGAGCACGTAGGACGGCCCGGCCGGCTGCACAGCGGGGTCTGCGGCGAGTCCCCGAGGATGCCCAGAACAAGGGGGGCTTTGTGCAGCGCTGGCTGGGAGAGTAGAGACGCTTGTCCCACAGCCCCTTCCCGCACTCTGGCCCTGCTCCGTGCAGCCAGGACCAATGCGTTGGCTAGTACACCTTCCCCAGGGCCAGATCCCGGCTCAGGGATGCCCCGCGGCCACCCGTGGTCTCCAGCTCCACACATGCTCCCCAGCACCGACAGCCACCTTGCTTCCTCCCGCAGGACACAGACAACTCCGGTGCCACCATCCTACACCTAGCAGCCCGCTTTGGTCACCACGAGGTGATTGACTGGCTCCTCCGCTTCGGGGGCAGCGACCCTACGGCGGCCACTGACACGGGAGCGCTGCCCGTCCACTATGCCGCGGCCAAAGGAGATTTCCCTTCCCTGCGACTCCTCTTGGGACACTGCCCAAGGTAACGGCTCCTGCTGCCGGTGGGTGAGACAGGCTCTGTGCCGCTGGCTCACCGGCCCACCAGCAGGATTGGGGCTGTTGGGGGAGCAGGATGCCTGCTGCCGCCCTATtcctgcctccagctgctgggCAAGGTGCCAGCGCTGGGCACGGATTCCGCATCCACCCTCGTCCCTCTGCTCCAAGGGCAACGCAGCCACGTTATCAGGAGGAGCAGCCGGCTGCACCTTCTTTATGGCCCGGGGAGAAAGGGCAAGGAGGAGAGCGGTGAGCGCTGGCAGAAATATTGCTGCCGGCTGCTAGGTCAGTTCCCTGGGCTCCTGGCGCAGGGCGATAACACAGCCGCCTTTGTCCACCCGCTGTTATGTAAATGGATTAGGCTGCCCGCCGAGGAGAGTCTGCTCCCCACGCCAGTGGCGACCTTTCCGCCCGCCCAAGGCTGCAGGCATCGCTGGGCACGGCAGCCTTGCTCAGCCATTGTCGCTGCAGCGGTGTCACCACTTGCCCGGGTGCCAGGCTGGTTCCCCAGGGCAGACGGTGCGGCAGCCCACCAGGCTCATGGTGCCCAGCCTCTCCAAGGGGCACTGGCAGGCGATTCGGTGCCCTGAATATCATTTCCCATGGTGGGCAGAGGCCACTGGAAATAACACACAGCCCTGGCCGAGGTGGAGCCCAGGGATGTGCTGTCGCCCAACACCATGTCCGGTGGGCTCAAGGGCTGCAGATCTGAGGGTTGTGCAGCTCCCTTGCATCCCGAGGCAGCAGGAGGCAAACCAGGGCTCAGCACCCCTCTGTCGCCGGGTGCCACTGCCCCAGACCCCCCAGCCTTCCCACTAGGCAGGCCCGCAGGGTCTCTGTGTCCCTGTGGCACCCACCAGCCTCAGctttcccagccccagctctttATCGCCGTGTGCCAGGGTTCAGGTATGCCACCTCAGCCTCAGAATTAATCCAGGTTAAAccccgcagccccagcccagccatGGCTCCCACTCGCTGCCCGCAGTGTCAGCCCCGGTGCGGTGCTCGTGGCCACCCTCCCACGTTGGCTTTCACACTTCTGGCTGGGGTTGCTCTGCTGCCGTCACTGCCTTCCCCCTGAATTATTCAGGGCTGGCCCCGCTCCCGGCCTCGTGCCCGCGCAGAGGCTCCGTTACAGCCACGAAATCCAATCCCTGGGTGCTGTCGTGGGATGCTGGTGCTCCCAGCGCACCTTCACACCAGCCCCATGGGCTCTCCAGCAGCCGGCAGCGCGGCGTGGGGTCTCGGCCATCTGGCAAAGCAGTTTACTAGCACTTGCCCAAGTGGCTTAACCCCTTCCCGATTAGTGGGGAACAGCAATCAGGGGCTGAACCCACGCACGTTCCCCCGCTGTATCCCTGCATCCCGGCTCCAACCCCTGCTTGGAGAGCACCCAGAGATGTGCCGGCCTGGCAATGCCGTGTCGTGGGGCAGGCACCACGCGGCATGGCACGGCATGGCAGGAAGGCAGTGCTGCCTGCGGCCCGTCTCACAGTTACAGGAATCAATTATTAAGGGCCCACGATCATTGTGATAACAGAGCAGAGTATTTattgctcttccttttttaaatattcaacaggttgggtttttttttttttttatggagcaCTTAATAAAACGGCTTCCTGCACGGCGGGGACGTGGGATGCAGGGGTCTGAGATGTGGGGACGTAGGCTGTACCACGGTGCAGGTTGGCCTTTCCCTGCCGGCTCCCCTGCAGCCGGCGCTGCCTAAGCcgcttatttaaaaatactgctaaATTGCAGTGTCCAAAAACAGCCGGAGGAAGGAGCTTAGCCTAAGCAGCTGATTAACTTAGTGACCTCCCACCGCCGCAGCCACCGCTGCGCAGGGACCCAGTGCGGAGCTGTGGGGCTCCCGGCTCACGCTGCCCTGCCTGTGTGTGCCCTGggcatccctgcacccccaagtCTTGCCAACCCGCGTGTCTCCTGTGCATCCCCTGGACCCCCACATGTCCCCGTGCCCCCCAATTCACGTGTCCCTTGTGCATCCCAAGACCTCCAcatgtccctgtgccccccaatccACGTGTCCCTTGTGCATCCCAAGACCCCCAcatgtccctgtgcccccaaTCCATGTGTCCCCTGTGCATCCCAAGACCCCCAcatgtccctgtgccccccaatccGTGTGTCCCCTGTGCATCCCAAGACCCCCACATGTCCCCGTGCCCCCAATCCACGTGTCCCCTGTGCATCCCAAGACCCCAACATGTCCCCGTGCCCCCCAatctgtgtccctgtgtcccccaacCCATGTGTCTCCTGTGCCTGGTGCATCCCCTGGACCCCCACATGTCCCCTGTACATTCCTGGACCCCCAAGTCTTGCCAACCTGCCTGTTACCTGTGCATCCCCTGGATTCCCGTGTCCTGCCAACCCGTGTGTCCCCTGTGCACCCCAAGACCCCCAcgtgtccctgcacccccaaccTGCGTCTCCGCTGTGTCCAGCCATCTCAGCGCGCTGCCGTCGGTGGTGGCGGTGTGTGACGGGCGCTGTGCCCCGCTTGCAGCACGCTGAGTGCCCAGACCAAGACGGGGGCCACCCCGCTGTACCTCGCCTGCCAGGAGGGCCACCTAGAGATCATCCAGTACCTGGTGCAGGACTGCGGTGCTGACCCCCACGCACGCGCCCACGACGGCATGACCCCGCTGCACGCCGCCGCCCAGATGGGCCACAACACCGTCATCGTCTGGCTGGTAAGCGCTGTCTGGGCCCGGTGTGGTGGCACAGCGTGGTGGCACGGTGAGGTGCCGGTGATGCCGGCACTCAGCTCACCTGCCCGTGCAGATGAGCTTCACGACGGTGAGCCTGTCAGAGCGGGATGCCGAGGGGGCCACTGCCATGCACTTCGCCGCCAGCCGCGGCCACTCCAAAGTGctgagctggctgctgctgcacgGCGGCGAGATCACCACTGACAACTGGGGCGGCACGCCGCTGCACGACGCTGCCGAGAACGGCGAGCTGGAGGTGGGTGCCGGCGGAGTGCGAGGGCTTGGAGAGGCCACCCAACGGCCCTGCCACGTGCGCCCCTCTCCCCAGTGCTGCCAGATCCTGGTGGTGAACGGCGCCGACCTTAGCGTCCGCGACGAGGACGGCTACACGGCGGCTGACCTGGCGGACTACAACGGCCACAGCCACTGTGCCCAGTACCTGCGCACTGTGGAGAACATGGTACGGCGGCGGCCCCGAGCGCATGGGAAGCACGTGGAGGGGGGCCCTGCCTGACCACGCGGCTGTGCCGGCAGAGCGTGGAGCACCGCGTGCTGTCGCGAGACCCCTCGGCGGATGGGGAATGCCGCCAGCCGGACTCGGGCATGTCATCACCCAACACCACGGCGTCGGTGCCGCAGGCGCGCTTCGAGGTGGGCTCCCCCACCAGCACCCTCTCCAACTACGACTCCT
This genomic stretch from Cuculus canorus isolate bCucCan1 chromosome 21, bCucCan1.pri, whole genome shotgun sequence harbors:
- the ACOT7 gene encoding cytosolic acyl coenzyme A thioester hydrolase isoform X3, whose translation is MAQQLIQIMRPDDANVVGNVHGGTILKMIEEAGAIISTRHCNSEGGEPCVAALARVERTDFLSPMCIGEVANVSAEITYTSRHSVEVQVNVMSENILTGAKKVTNKATLWYVPLSLKNVNKVLEVPPIQYARKEQEDEGKKRYEEQKLDRLETKQRNGDVIFPVINPDRQTKEPHTVGYSQSSLIHLVGPSDCTLLGFVHGGVTMKLMDEVAGIVAARHCKTNIVTASVDAINFHEKIKKGSVITISGRMTFTSNKSMEIEVFVDADPFVDEPRERYRAVSAFFTYVSLSKEGKPLPVPQLLAETEDEKRRFEEGKGRYLQTKAKRQAQMQQAAQP
- the ACOT7 gene encoding cytosolic acyl coenzyme A thioester hydrolase isoform X1; protein product: MSERGAAGPGPAAIQVSRIMRPDDANVVGNVHGGTILKMIEEAGAIISTRHCNSEGGEPCVAALARVERTDFLSPMCIGEVANVSAEITYTSRHSVEVQVNVMSENILTGAKKVTNKATLWYVPLSLKNVNKVLEVPPIQYARKEQEDEGKKRYEEQKLDRLETKQRNGDVIFPVINPDRQTKEPHTVGYSQSSLIHLVGPSDCTLLGFVHGGVTMKLMDEVAGIVAARHCKTNIVTASVDAINFHEKIKKGSVITISGRMTFTSNKSMEIEVFVDADPFVDEPRERYRAVSAFFTYVSLSKEGKPLPVPQLLAETEDEKRRFEEGKGRYLQTKAKRQAQMQQAAQP
- the ACOT7 gene encoding cytosolic acyl coenzyme A thioester hydrolase isoform X2, yielding MSERGAAGPGPAAIQVSRIMRPDDANVVGNVHGGTILKMIEEAGAIISTRHCNSEGGEPCVAALARVERTDFLSPMCIGEVANVSAEITYTSRHSVEVQVNVMSENILTGAKKVTNKATLWYVPLSLKNVNKVLEVPPIQYARKEQEDEGKKRYEEQKLDRLETKQRNGDVIFPVINPEPHTVGYSQSSLIHLVGPSDCTLLGFVHGGVTMKLMDEVAGIVAARHCKTNIVTASVDAINFHEKIKKGSVITISGRMTFTSNKSMEIEVFVDADPFVDEPRERYRAVSAFFTYVSLSKEGKPLPVPQLLAETEDEKRRFEEGKGRYLQTKAKRQAQMQQAAQP